Part of the Zingiber officinale cultivar Zhangliang chromosome 6A, Zo_v1.1, whole genome shotgun sequence genome, TTCAAGCGCGCTCTAAATTGATCAACTGTTGCATTGATGCGTTTCTGCGTCTGTTTTTGCAGGATCAGTAATAATCGACCCCTCTCTGTGTACCAAGATGAAAATTCCAATACAAATGATCAACACTCaaacatgaaaaaaaatgagaagtcttggaattCCCTAGGAAGTCGATTCGATCGAAACAAGGAAAATACCTCAATGCCTACCAAATGGACATCATATAAGGTTGGAGAGTTGCCTTCAAAGATACCCTCGCTTACTCCATAACTGCTACTTCGCACGATGAATATCATTTTGTTTCATTCTATCAGGTTCCACAAAAAGGACAGCGAACAAGTTCAGCAGCACCAACTCCACTGATTAAGGTGTATGTTGATGAAGAATGTGCAGAGTATGTCCACAGCAACTTCAGCCTTTTGATTTAAACTTTTCACACAAAGTGATATATTACCTATTGCACACACAACAAATCAAGTTAGCTAACCCAAATTACTGTTTGACAATTAATCTTCCCTCAAATTTTGCATGCATCAGGATAAACTCAAACTCAGTTCAGGCTGCAAAGAATTTGAAGACTACCACCTTCAAACTCGGAAACTCAGCTACTGCAAATTTAAAGAAGTATGCGTTTGCAAACTTACAAACTCTGTTTATTGAGGTTGTTTGGCTGATCTTGTCTTCTTCTTGATCAGGGAAACAGAAATGCTCAAAGACAATCCATTGAGGAACTTTCCTCTGAGTAGTCTCAGATAGCCGGCATCCAGGTTAACGGTAGCTTGTTCGCACTAGAGCTGATTGAATTGATAGAATGTTGTCATTTTTAAACCGCAATTTGTTTCATTTGAAGCTGCCTGGTCATTTCCTTTGATGTCCAAGCAAAAAGTAGTCTGTTCCACTGAACTCAGTTAATGATTGCATGCATGGATGGGGGTTCAAGAATCTTTAGATACACAATTCATTGATTCTTCACTTGTTCAAGTTTAATATTAGAAGATATTTTCATTTTATTGAACAATATGCGTATATCTCCATGGTGGCGACCACAAATGGTTGTAGTGTTGGACAActaagaaagtgtgatgggaggtGGTGGAGAATAGTTAGAAGAGCACATGAGCGACGCTTGGGCCTCTCCATGTGCTCCATGATCCCACTCATCTTGTACATGGCACGCACCCTGGCCATGGATGATCCATGAATGGATAGATGGATTACATTTAGTGCAATACAAGCAACTATTCCACTGTCCACTATCTCTACTCAAGTGCCAGGCATCCTCCGCATGTCATagctgggcccgtattcaccgtgatttactccctctcatacttgtggggccgggttGAGGGGGCCGCTAGGTTGGTGGTTCCAACCTTTTGCAGCAAAAATGGCAtcatgttaatattttttttttttgtcaaaaatgaaaaaaagggcctcaacaaaaattcaaaaagggTGCCCCTTCAATGATGTATTTTGGAAATATTTAACTTTGTTATAGCAGCTAGCTACCGGTAGTTACTATATTAGATAGAAGTTGTGTAATAATTGATATAATGTATAGGGATGAGTTTGGCTACCGGTAGTTTCTATTTTATGCAGAAGTTGTACAATAGTTAATATAATGTATagtagggatcctctggtccacaaTTTGCGGATCAGAGGATGGTCCACTGTATGTGGATTATTGATTTGAATGGAGCTCACTTTTAAGTTGGtagggtccatccaaatcaagggtctacAATAGTGAACTATCCCttggtccgcaaattgcggactAGAGGATTTGTCCTCTATAATGTATACTATCTAGTAATGATGAGTTTGAGATTATAGGGTGAGTTTATGATTTagtatttagaattttaaaatattgttaTATCAAACTACTAtttatcaacttaattaaaaatatttaaattttattaaaatcattttaaaatagttatagaaattattatataatttgaTGCGGTGATGGAGTGAGGCTTACCTAGCTCAAGGTCAATTGTCAAAGTGGACGTCAAAGTCAAGTGATCAACGCCCGAGTGTCAAAGAGCTGAACGTAGGACAATTGCAATAGTCGGTCGGGCAATCATACCCGGATCGACAGGAGATGGGTCCGAGCCGACCCTCATTCCGACTCAGGATGATACGCAAAACAATCGACACATAATACGGAGTAGCATAACGCTAAGGGAGATTGCATAGTTGGTCTGAACAAGGGAAGATATGTTACTACATGGTCACTGTATAGAAGAACCACGGAGGCCGACAGAGTGGAGGAGTCCTGGTCGAGCAGTTgccccgctcggccaagtaacAGGACCACTGTaatatctctcgacatccttttgggagatagtgttgCTGACACAATGCATGGTCGACAGGCAGATCGTATGACAGAAGCTTttactgtcacgtcagggatatgcatgccctgttaaggcaTGATGTCAAAGGTACTTTCTTGACAAAGTCCTTTCATGGAACACATGGAAGAGCATGTCCAtgcctcgagaagcgtgcacacTACCCACcaggactctatataaagggggggtccaTCACCGACGGAGGTATGCGTTATTCTTGAGTTCTACTGTTGCTACTGTTGCTTTGCTTTCTTCACATTtcggtgactaacttgagcgtcggagggctaacgTCGGGGACTCCTTCCCTGGCCCGGTACTCACATCATCTGTTTTGCAGAACAGAGCGAAGTCCACGTCCGGTTAGTGATGCCGCCACCTCCCGACTTTCCAGTTTCACACTTTCAAACAGGATCATAGTTGTTACAATCTTAAACTCTAAATTCACCCTAAATACGAGAGTGGATCCTCTAGTCCATAATTCCTGCACCCATCTTAGTTTCTTCCACAAATTGTAAGTCAGATCGTGGCCAGAATCATGCTAAAATTGACTGTGATCTCCCTGGGTTCACGTTCCCACCCAGGTTATAATTTAGGTCGAGGCAAAAGATCGGAGGCCACCGACGGTGGACGGACTATATGGTGTTGAGAAGGGGGGGCGGCCCACACACAATCGGCAGCTTTCGGGCAACTGCCTCAACCCAAACTATAACCTAGATGGGAAGATGACCCTAAAAGATATTATAATCAATTTTGACCGGATTCCAATCGCGATCTGATGTATAAATTGTGAAAGGGACAAGGAGGGGACCAAAGATTATAAACCGGAGGATCAACACTCCCTAAATATATTATAGTACATATTGAATAATTTCTACGCAATGTAAACTCAAAATCCTAAATACTTTCTAAATGTGTAGAAGGTATTACAATATTGTTGGATAAAGGCAGATAAAATCACTAATAAGAtgtctatctttttttttttacatttaacCCAGGATGATTATTtgatatttcttttaatttggagtgtgcttttttaatttttaccctattttttttatagtcgtattattttttttaaaaaataaataatttgacATCTATCCCATAAGCCTATATAATTTGCCAAAAGTTGTCTCCTCGTTGAGGGATAGGGTGTCAAATATTAGAGTCGAAATTCGACGTGTAACATGTATTATCTTGTATCTTGGCCTGTACAGTATGTCTCCAACTTCATCCGGATATATTTGATAATTTTACCATGCCAAAAGCCTATATAAGAAAGCATTGGACAGGAGCATACATGCCTTGCATGACAATGGGGCTTCTCTGGCAGAGGACACTCGCGCTGTGCTTAATGTGTTTTGCAGTTGCAGAAGCTGCTCTTTTCCATCATCATTCTCATCCACCAAATCACAACGCCACCGCCGCCGCAGCCATGGAGAGCGCAAGTGACCATCTTGGATATTATCCGGCTGCTTTTCCCATAGCCGCGGACCCTGCCATCGGCGCGCGAGTCAGCCCACCGCCCGGTGGTATCAATGGTGGAGGAGGAGGCGGAGGTGGCAACGGCGGTTACGGCTATGGATGGGGCAGCGGCAGCGGCGGAGGGGGAGGAGGCGGTGGCGGAGGTAACggtgggggtggtggtggaggcgGGCAAAGCGGCGGCGGAGGCAGTGGAGGGAATGGCAGCGGCGGAGGTAGTGGTCATGGAGGAGAATATGGCAGTGGAGCAAAGAACGGTCGTGGAAAAGGTAGTGGCTGCGGCAGTAGAAGATGCGGTGGAGGCCATGGAAGTGGGCATGGCCACCGCCGCGGCGGCGGCGATCATGTTGGCCGGAGCTACCGACGAACCAATCCACGTGGAGATTAAGGATTTGGATTTGGTCCTTAATTAACAGATCAATAACGTTTACTAGTAATGcattatcagttttatttttacCTTATAATTAACATATGCGGGCAGTTTGACGAAACCGACAACGATCTCCACCATCCCCAAACGCGCGGTAGAAACAAAAACACGTGTCTTTGCGCGtgaaagagagagaaagagggTGGCGCGTCACGTGCTCACTCGCTCTCCCTCACTCACTCCGCTGTCGTGCGCCACACAGCCATGGGCTCTGTTTCCCTCCAGATCGGCGACGGCACCGCTCGCTTCCGCCGCGCTACCCTCTGTTCCTCCGCCCTCCACCTCCTCATGCTCTCTTCCGTTATCACCACTAACCTCTTCGCTTTCTACGCGTTCACCTCCTCCCCCTCTTCCTCTTCTGCCGCCGCCCATGCCCGCAACATCTCCCTCATCTCTGAGAACGTCGCCCTCATCGTCCGCGAGATCGAGGCCTCCGAGCGCCGACTCCACCAGATCGAACGCGAGCTAGCTGGCTACGACACCTTCGATCCCGCCAAGTCCTCTCTCCCGCCCGACCTCAAGCTTTTCCTCGCTCGCCACCCCCTGCCCCTTGGCCGCGACGCTCGTTCCGGCATCACCGAGATGGTGTCTTCCGTCGCTCACTCTTGCGCCCGCTCTCCCGCCGCCGATCTCCTCGCCCGCTATATGTCCTATGAGCCCGCTGCCCCTTGCCCTCTCGACGATCCCTTCCTCCCTCAGAAGCTCGTCGCCAAGGCCTGCGAGCCCCTCCCTCGCCGACGCTGTCTTTCGCACTCAACAGCTACCGTTGCAGCCCCCCGCCTTCCGTTTCCTCAGTCTCTCTGGAGCCCCGGCACCAAGAACCCTGGCGCCGGAATCTATGGCCTCGACAAGCAATTATGGATCAAACCCCGGCGGAAAAGTGATATCTTGATCGATGATGTCCTTGCTCTCGGCCGCGGTGGGATCCGGATCGGGTTTGATATCGGCGGCGGAGCTGGGAACTTTGCGGCCCGCATGGCGGAGCGGAACGTCACCGTCGTGACGTCGACCCTCGAAGTAGGGGGAAAGCCAATGAACGAATTCATAGCTGCTCGAGGCCTCTTTCCTCTGCTCCTCTCCCCTTCACAGAGGTTTCCATTCATCGACTCGGTATTCGACCTGGTGCACACAATGAATGCCTTGGACGAGGGCGGAGCTCCAGTACTGGGGCAGGCAAGCCGTACAGAGGCGCTAGAGTTCTTGATGTTCGATATCGATCGCGTCCTCAGACCAGGGGGCTTCTTCTGGCTCGACAACTACCTCTGCGCCGGCGACGAGCGGAAGCGCATGGTAACCAGGCTGATAGAGAGGCTGGCGTACAAAAAACTTAAATGGGcggtcgaggagaaggccgaagccAGCGGCACGGAGAAGGCACAACAACGGTATCTCTCCGCTCTGCTACAGAAGCCGGCTAGAGGCTGAAGTGCATCACTGTCGATGGAGGATACATGCTATGAAGGTAATTAAGTGGAAAAATTCCAGTTCAATTCTTTGATCCCCCATTGTTTTGGTTGAATTTATATGGATATAATTCATCGATTAGTAAATTTGATGGAATTCATTGATCAAGTTACTGATTGAAGAATAAGTGTAACACTAGATAAAATTCCTTTCTGAAACAAAGGAAATTCTTCTTTAACTTCTGTTATAGAATATGCACTTCATTATCTTTTTGTTTATGTTTGTTAATTTGATGTGCAATGACTAAATGGTCTTAGGTTCGTAACCAAAGGATAACAAGGCATGATGTGTGAATTCTTGATTTTTCTCAACAGCCAAAGTTTGAACATGTAAACCTGTTATACAAATAGTTTCAGTTGCAGCCTTTATATATTCGCAAAAAACTGGAGAACCAGGGCAAAGATTTAAGAAAGTTTATGCATCATAAGGCCTAGAGCAAATCCGGGGCGGATGCAGGATTTTCGATTTGGTGAAGCCGCCGTTTGTTTATTCGGAGGTGCGGATAAAGAAGGGAAAGAAAATCCCCGTGGAAATATATCTGTGAAGGAGAAGGGAAAGGAAAGCATAATGGAAAGACAAAGGATAAGGCTTAGTTGGGAAGTTGGAAGGGaaattatgtgtttttttatttgggagtggaggaaagaaaagaaaggaaattattatttttttgtttggGAGTTGGAGGAAAGTGAAAggaaaatatttaataatatattcatttgatttttataatttttaatttgttttaagcTCTAATTATATGGTTGATacagtatatattagagaataagtTTATTCATcatgaaaaattttaaagttatttgCTATAACATGATGATAAAAGATGAATAAGTTCGCCTTTAGCGTTTTCGTCAATCCGTTCCAGGATCAACACGAAATAGATAAATTACGGACGACTATTGACCTTTGGAATAGTTATTTGCTGCAACATGGATAATATAAATATTGTTACAAACTTATTCATAAATATATTTTCCGGTAAGaaagtttaaataatttctataaattcaaAGTTCCCAATAATATAAAAAAAGTAATTTAATGAAGACTTAACCATTAAATCATAATTCATTTCAAGATATTAACTTCACTAAAAGTGACACAAGATATGCTCTGCACAGACACAAACATGTACATCTGTGtattttcacttaatttatatATCCTAaaacaaaagataataaaaagaAAGATCTTGGCCActcaaaataattttctatttttaaaaatattttcatcacTCATAGCATGCCAATattcaagaatgagaattaaacaTCAATTTGTCTAAAATATTCTTGTGCCTTTCCGCTGGACACCCAAAAAAGTTCTTATTTTATCTAGATTTTTAGTGAGGAAAATGTAGCAATCATCAATATGATTTTCTTCAACTCCAATAGTGATTAACTCATTGatgaaaaataaatgaaataaaataataattgaaATTCTAATTAATACCTACCTTTATAAATTGTCCCAAACTTCAGGTTTGACACACAAGTTTTTTGAATGGATTCCAACAAAAACCATTTAATTTTCTATtcctaaaaaaaaatcataagacTCATTGAAATGTTCCTTGAGTATCTTCATGCCATTCTTCAAATGGACTTTAGGGAATTCCATTTGGAGATTTTCTTTCAATTCAATGATAATGTTATTATATACAGTGGTTGTCGTAAATGTCTCATCCACTCGAAATCCTTGGTAGTGCTAATTTAATAATGCCTCAATGAATGCTTCATCCATACGGGCTGTCCATTTAATGTTTTCTATCgtcatgttgatttttttttaatctttctaaTTATaacaaatattaattcaaatagaaAATGTTACAAAATAGAATTACCgttaatatatattaataaataataattcataaGTTTACttacaaaaatcaaaattttatagcATTagctaaaaaaaacaaaacatgctaaacaaaatGAAGTCCATATCATATGAAAAAATAGAAGGTTACAATACATAATCTTGCCATATTTGAATGACTATCTGATTTCTTAAGTGTTCATTTTATGTTGAATCTTTTTTAATACTTACTACTTCAATCGTATCTTCTTGTGGTGGAGATTGTCGTGGCAATTCTTCATCTACTTCATGACTATATTCCACATTAAGATCAACTTCCATTAAAAAATGATGTAAGATGCAACAAGCAAGAACTATTTGTGATTGTACATCAAGACTATAAGTTGGTTGAGTATCTCCACTGATAAGAAATCTTTTTTTTCAGAACACCAAATGATCGCTCAATTGCATTACGTAGGAAAGAATGTGCAGCTTAAACAATTCATGATAGTTTTGTGGTTGTCG contains:
- the LOC121996054 gene encoding probable methyltransferase At1g29790; amino-acid sequence: MGSVSLQIGDGTARFRRATLCSSALHLLMLSSVITTNLFAFYAFTSSPSSSSAAAHARNISLISENVALIVREIEASERRLHQIERELAGYDTFDPAKSSLPPDLKLFLARHPLPLGRDARSGITEMVSSVAHSCARSPAADLLARYMSYEPAAPCPLDDPFLPQKLVAKACEPLPRRRCLSHSTATVAAPRLPFPQSLWSPGTKNPGAGIYGLDKQLWIKPRRKSDILIDDVLALGRGGIRIGFDIGGGAGNFAARMAERNVTVVTSTLEVGGKPMNEFIAARGLFPLLLSPSQRFPFIDSVFDLVHTMNALDEGGAPVLGQASRTEALEFLMFDIDRVLRPGGFFWLDNYLCAGDERKRMVTRLIERLAYKKLKWAVEEKAEASGTEKAQQRYLSALLQKPARG
- the LOC121994669 gene encoding putative glycine-rich cell wall structural protein 1, whose product is MGLLWQRTLALCLMCFAVAEAALFHHHSHPPNHNATAAAAMESASDHLGYYPAAFPIAADPAIGARVSPPPGGINGGGGGGGGNGGYGYGWGSGSGGGGGGGGGGNGGGGGGGGQSGGGGSGGNGSGGGSGHGGEYGSGAKNGRGKGSGCGSRRCGGGHGSGHGHRRGGGDHVGRSYRRTNPRGD